A window of Bombus huntii isolate Logan2020A chromosome 12, iyBomHunt1.1, whole genome shotgun sequence genomic DNA:
TGGGTACGATGTCAGCAATTGTGTGAGTgatctttcaaatttccttcctcttctttcaaaaTTCTCTTTCAAAACATACACTTcctttttccaaaaattaattgtttataGCTGCACGATCGCGTAAAAGTCGAGTCGCGGCTGAACGTCAATTTTTTTACCTTCACGCTACGTTAAAGAAACGTTAAAGAAACAAAGTATGCCATTTTTCACATCGTATTTGTATTACACGTACATTACGTTGGTTTGCCGTGCAATATTATCGCCTGGTCTTTTTCTATCTCCTTCTTCTCTTCCCTTTCTATTGATGATAAATGACGATAAATGACGACAATCCCTAGGCAATTAAACGTGGAATCGATTCGATTTCCAGGCCAAGCCAAGAGGATAGTTGGCGATTCGCGAATTTCCCCGGCATTATTCCATCCGTTGGAATTATGGCATTCGCCTTTATGTGCCACCATAATACATTCCTTATCTACGAGTCTATAGAAAGGGCTACTCAACAAAAGTGGGACATCGTCACCCATTGGTCGCTCTTCACTTCCTTCGTGATCGCAACAGCTTTTGGAATCATCGGATATGCCACGTTTACCGCGTATGTTCAGGGTGATCTTATGGAAAATTATTGCTGGGACGATGATCTCATGAATTTTGCCAGAATCATGTTCAGCGGGACTATTCTACTTACTTTTCCCATTGAATGCTTCGTCACAAGGGAGGTGAGTTATCTTAATTTTGGCAATATCTTTTCTTAAGTTCTAGGCCAGTATTCAAATTCTTTGAGAATTACTCGTgttatatattcattttttccttcgatattacaaaatattttaacgcTCTTCGTGCTTTGTCTAAATgctgaaaattaatatttcgcgATTAGACAACtacattaaattattcatattgTATACTTTATCAGTAAAACATTGAATATCATCTTAAAGACTCCTCGTTGTAAAAACCTATCGCaaagattaatatttaacaacgAAATAACTGTACATCCTTTGGATTTGAATTACTACAAAAATTACTATCAaaatttacttaaaaaaatattatttagcgGTAAACCAACTCTATTTTCTTTGTATTCGAGTGTTAAGAGACTTTTAGAGATTTACCTCCAGCATCGAATGAGTTTTATTAATTAGAACAATTGTATTTCGTTCCCTTTAAATTCACAACGAGGTTAGACGATAGACGCGAAAATTATCGTAAATGAAAATGGCACGGGTGTAAGAAAGATTACGGCGTCGTAACATTGGAATGTCGTGAATAATGGAAAGTGAATCGTGGAAAAGAAGGTGGAGAGACCTGAATAAAGGAACTAGGTAAATTGAATTGTACGTCAAGAATATAATAGTCAGAGCAAAATATACTGGAGATGTTTGCTAACAACTAATCATAAAATTTATCGCGATATTACCGTTAATGTTTAACTTAACATCAAAGGATAAACATTGATTCATAATTGACTAtcgatttgaaaattaaaaattgcagTGCTTCGAAATTGAACAAATTTATTCGATACAAGTctttcaattaaatattattgagTTTTTCTAATAGCTAAAGTGTTCTACCACCGAATATCTAACTATTAATAATCTCTCTCAGTAATAAGAAGCAGTTACTTGATCGAGTTTTACACTGAAGTAACATATATCCAACTAAGTTCTCCTCAACCACCATAAAGGATAAACgaaattcataatttaatgATATCTGTGATCAGAGATGTTAACGAACTGAATTAATTTTCCTTCGTCATCAAGcattaataacaaataataaaattgtatcgaGGTTCATGAAATATTCACAATTCGGTCTATTGCTCCTTTTATCGATCTCTAGTTTCGTTGCATAATTGTAAAGCTTTCTCGAAACATTTtatgttctttttttaaattattaattagaaattaattattaattaattagaaattatttctaattaaccgatatatttctataaatccTCCTCTTCTTAAAATCTCATTTAAATGTCAATTAAAGccagaaaattatttgttgcGCAATGTTAATTATCGCATGAACATGTACAGTTAATTTTGAATTACTCGCGctgtttttctataaaatctcTATCtgattttctataaaaattagGATTAGACGAGGAGAgtaaagagaaggaaaaggatttacagaaattttccataaacTCATGAATATCCGCGATTATCTAACGACAACACATGGAATCTATTGCCCGTTAAAacgattatttaataaattgtatacaaaaaattgtatacaagATTAAAAGTTCGACGTAAGGTCGAAAAATTTGTGAAAATTTGTTCCAGGTAATACTGACAGCGATTAAAGGGACCGATGAGCTCGAAGATCATACTGCATACGTCCCTAACTCCGACCGGAAATACTTGATAATTACTTTGTCGATAGTGGTTGTCGCATACCTGATATCGATGTCAACAGATTGTCTGGGTGTGGTTCTCGAATTGAATGGAATCCTCGCTGCTGTACCTCTAGCTTACGTTCTACCTGGCCTGTGCTACctcaaactcgaagatggacCAATTCTTTCCTCCAAAAAGCTTCCGGCGCTTGGTTTGATGTCCGCTGGCGTGTTTGCCGCGGTCTCTGGTTTGCTGTTGCTGATCCTGAACAACGATACTTCCAGTTCCTGCGTGCATGGACAGGTAATGCCGTATTGTATCGAGGGTATGAATAGCACGAGTTTCGATTCAAGCATGAAAAGTACCATTAGTCCGATATAATCGAGCACGTTCGAATTGGCCGAGGAATTTTCAAAAGCTTTTATTCAAAACCGATGATAGCTTTGCGATGCTCCAAGTTACGGTTTCAATTTCAAGTCAaaggaatttcaattttctccgTCTTTCTTTCTGGTTTCTTTTTGGTTCCTTTTTGGTTTCTTTTTGGTTTCTTTTTGGTTTCTTTTTGGTTTCTTTTTGGTTTTTGTCGTTTTGGTAATCGAATGCCACAAGTATGAAGGAGCATGATAAATCACGTTTTGTGTTTCTTATGGAAGAgcgatttttaaattcaatatgTTGTCTAGATGTTCTTTCGTTTGATCCTGGAAATGAGTACGTGTCTTTCTTActcttttatttgttaaaaaaatttatcaaaagagaagacatatatattaataacattagTATTAATCAAGTTGAACTAATTTctcatataataatttcactTATTTTCAAAAAGCTTACATATTTGTATCCATCCATCCATCCATTATTCTCTTCTCCGAccatttcatattaaaatactctTTTTTTGGTCACCAAATGACACAAATGTCGGAAAATCATCAAAAATAGATTATCTCAATATATTCTTTCCATGTGATCTTCGGTCTTCGATCGAAATAGGATAAGGTATAAAATTAGACCGCGGAGATTTATGCAATGTCATGTTTTTTATGAGCaattatgaagaaaaaaagagatttATTTTACTCACTAAATATGATAATGAATACTGTACTTTGGGTATAACATGTATACCTATTTTTGAATATCGTGACCATTCTGGGCTTTCTTGCACCTTTAAATTTCCCACGAACACATAAAAGTCCGCAGTCTACTTATAGTAAATCATGCTTTAACATTGGTGGAGCATCATTACATTATTGCCAGTAacattattattgttatcgGAACGAAGGGGAGTAGGATTTTGTTTGATTaaatcgagaaacgaaaatcaAAAGCTTTCTCTTCCACGGTTGAAATCTACGTGCTTACATATGCCGTAGATATTATAGTAATGTAACTACTGAGAAATCTCGGGTAGGGGGGCGGGGGGAATATATCATGCTGAACAAGCGAAAACACGTTGAAAGtttaaatatgttataatacaCGATGTAACATGAGTAGATTGATGAGACAActatttgttaatatatatCGGCACTTTATTCCGTGGAATGCgtgaatttaaatatttttcaaatcagAAAACTATAGACAATATCGTAATATATGACCTTGCGTTGCGCACATTTCTTTCGGTGTTGCAAAATCATTAATTGTGACGAGATTAATAGAAATCATGCCTAGCTCTTCccttaattaattttaatattttataatacgaGCCGGGTCAACTGAAACATCTTATGATTAACGATGatttaaatcttttaattccATAGAATCATACCTGTTATGTTCTTTTTTTACGgcctaaaatatttttcatcaatATTTAGTTCAtggtatttttaatatttaacatttaatatttaattgttcGATTTAGCGGTACTAGGTAAAAAACATCGTAATTTCtctcttattttttaatcgataaatatGTATCTTGTTCTTATAATTGTTAAGTTATCGATTTGCAAAATGTTTGGTAGCTGGAATTTACGTGGTACCTGGGTGAACATACATACTGATATAGAATACGTACGATTGGTCCGACGAATACATAAGTAGCTTTATAAATGTCAGTGTTGCAGTTGATTACAAATGTAGGGATTGAATGGTGGGTGAGAAATTATTTACCCGAGTCGTAATCATTTCATTCCAaacaggcaacgtataattataccgaagccaAAGAGGCTGTTGGACGAATTAATTGCAAATGCTATATTTAATTGCTTGCAGATGAAGCACATTATTTAACCGACGTAGCAGTGTAAGGTGTTCCACGAAACGAtagattttctatttaaatctAAAAAGCATATAGTATTTATTGATAAATATAGCTGCCAATAAATTACTATTCATATAGAGCCATGAAACTACTTTCGATTGATTAATTTCATCAAacgataagaaatatttatagagaGACTTATTTTGATGAAAcgaaaaatggaagaaaaagacGGTAGGTAGGGAGTTAAAGAAACGGGGAAAAAGTATGGCGATGGATCCGAGCATGATGGAAAGCATCGAATAGGAAATTGAAGAGAAaattctattctttctttttgatGATGAGTTGATATATGAATAATGGAACTGAATGCATAATATcgagaaaaaatattatttccatCGAATATCAACTCTCGATGCAACTAGATATATTGTTTGTCGATCAGAACGATACtcattataattaaataaataatattaataagctGTTGCGACACTATTTTTCGAATCTTTATCATAGGGGCATATTACGAAACGAAGGGTAGCATACCAAgattttgtattaaaaaaagaaagaggaacaaTATGATACAATTGTTTTTTCATTCGATATTGCATCGAAAGTATCGAAAGTATTTTGTAACGTGAGAAAGGATTTACTTAATTGCAGATCATTCtacagttttttattttcttctacaCAGTTTGTCAACTATTCTGCAATTTTTTTGCACAGTTGATATATTTCTAAACATAGTAAACGCGTCTATAGCGTATACGTATAGTCCACGCGTATAGTAAcgcgttttctttctttttctatctcttctcttttttttttcttctttttaatacTATCGAAATCGAACTGTATTTGTTTTCTGAAAGAGTTTAGTTTTAACATAGGTGAAATATACAAGATATTTCGTAGGACCGGTGCAATTAAAAAGGTAGATATTTGAAAATCTAAAACAAGATAACTTACTGGAACTTTCAACAACACGCAATTATCTTTACCTTCCTGttttcaatataattattcgataaacattcaatttttattttttcaagcCAATTAAAATAGTATAATCTTTACAATACAAAATAAGTGTGTGTGCATGTGTGTGTATGTTATGAAAAATAAAGTCAATTTATGTAATAAAACTTGCAAACAGTTATCTTGTTTTAGACGTATTGTAGAAAtgtttgattttttaattgcattaaaTCCTAAGAAGTGCAACGTATTAGGCCTAATAGGTATTAACTAATGTACATGAAAAAGTATAATTCGCATAGAGGGAGGATATAAAACAATCAGAGACCACGATAACGAAAGTATTTATCGAAAACCGATAAAGAATCTAATCATTTAAATTACGCTCCGGTTTGAAATCTTTATGCTTATTATAAAGAGTTCGCGCAAAATCTACCGGGTGTCcgtaaaatttgtattttgtatatctGTATATCCTGTATATGTGTGTATCTATGTGTACTTATCTCTCTGTCTAACTATACAGAATATATACCAATGTAACAAAGTATTATTATGGTGCAAACGAAATTATTGCATCTTAGAATATTCCtgtattttcttaaaataatgttattaaaatttattatatcatttttaattgtaatcttcatatactatatatatattaggttgtccgaaaagtttctttcgttttataaggaaataatagacgcaaaatgttttttgtttcatattagtttattgaattatgcaccaacataataatagaaatagaatgaaacagatcatacctaattcaataaaataatataaaacagaaattattgttcatctattatcaccttatgaaacgaaagaaacttttcagacaacctaatatattataaatgcgatataatttccattttcatagaatataatatgaaaaataaatcaattgtttctttttatagTTAAGGAATCTCAAAGGATGTAATACTTTCATCTATGCTAATACATTCGATcgtgtatttaaaaaatgagctCATATTACGACGATTTTTTCGATCGTAATTCTACACGAATTTTTTACATTGTTCCGATGGATAGACTCGTTCTTAAGGTAAGGCCCTCAACTTTTATTAATACTTCGTATAGATATAGGAATGTATCAGCCAAAGTGTGTAAAACTTTAGGAAACCGTGTATATAGTAAAAAACCAAAGTTTCaagaactataaagttcatgTAACAATTAGAAATTCTTGAAACTTAAGAAACTTCTGGAAAGTTTTTTAATAGGTAAAATTTGCCAAAAATAGTTGCTATATATATCTGCCGAAAATTATACAacttaatcaattttttatttcttagaaaaatCACGAGGTATTCTAATTACattaaagtaaaaattttGCCACTTTCTCGACTCTTCTCATTTCTTCTTATACTCTTACCCACATTTTGTAAAAGCTGGATTTCTTTAGTTTTCAAATagtttttctaaattaaaagGATCCATTAAGATTTTGGCAAAATAGAATATATAAGAAAGTAGAagcattgtaattaaaaatataatacgtaCTACTACTAACTCGCTAACAAAAGAGAAGCTATACAATGCACAACaagttaaattatattctacgGGCACCCGGTATCTTTTTATGTAATCAAAAGAGTATAtaagattaaaaattgaacATGAGTCATGTgaaacaacaacaacaaacaaGCAGCatcagcagcagcaacaacaaacaaaaacAGTCATTATTGACAATCGCGCATTACAGACCAAGAActacaaaaaagaaagacataagCAAGAAATGATAATTCGAATTCGTCAGATGGATTCCGTATAGAGAAtgtgtaaaaaaaaagaaaccgtAGAGAGAGAATTAAGATACTCGAGAAGATACAACAGGTTCCTAATTCTCTTCTTAAATCGCAGTCTTTCGTTTACAATCGTGATCATACTTTTCTATGATTGCTTCGCACTATTTgcataaaaagaaacaaatacatttttacaCGCATCATCTATTTTT
This region includes:
- the LOC126871652 gene encoding putative sodium-coupled neutral amino acid transporter 11 — its product is MALDANEKSYILDARNNYEDGGSLGSEESYDDMRQLVGEKNEESGKFSSLPLASFNFINSIIGSGVIGIPYALHQAGFGLGIVLLILVAGLTDYSLILMIRSGNICGEMSYQGLMRASFGRTGFYILTTLQFIYPFIAMVSYNVVVGDTVTKVLIRLTGMSETSIFAHRQVVVLFATVCITIPLCLYRNVARLAKISFLSLVCVGFILLAILIRMGTMSAIVPSQEDSWRFANFPGIIPSVGIMAFAFMCHHNTFLIYESIERATQQKWDIVTHWSLFTSFVIATAFGIIGYATFTAYVQGDLMENYCWDDDLMNFARIMFSGTILLTFPIECFVTREVILTAIKGTDELEDHTAYVPNSDRKYLIITLSIVVVAYLISMSTDCLGVVLELNGILAAVPLAYVLPGLCYLKLEDGPILSSKKLPALGLMSAGVFAAVSGLLLLILNNDTSSSCVHGQVMPYCIEGMNSTSFDSSMKSTISPI